The Metabacillus schmidteae genome has a segment encoding these proteins:
- a CDS encoding DNA/RNA non-specific endonuclease — protein sequence MNLIPQNSQINRRGVVWYEMETERANALKEIPPKKVSVSIEPIYTSNSMRPNSFMVEYEIEGEFPVIREIANKSGG from the coding sequence TTGAATCTTATACCACAAAATAGCCAAATTAATAGAAGAGGTGTAGTTTGGTACGAAATGGAGACGGAGAGGGCTAACGCCTTGAAAGAGATCCCGCCTAAAAAAGTCTCTGTAAGCATTGAACCAATTTATACTAGTAATTCTATGCGTCCTAATTCATTTATGGTCGAATATGAGATTGAAGGCGAATTCCCAGTGATTCGTGAAATTGCAAATAAGTCAGGAGGCTGA
- a CDS encoding pre-toxin TG domain-containing protein, with amino-acid sequence MGALFQQLLEATAQGNTISPINFDAQAYKASEAYQLSDEVQQYSDDYLSFKEEQEKIRAELKKAEELETGPIYEKAWDTIKTFAGEASGYYDFRRAKDGVDPVTGEELSEGQRVAAGTMATSGFIPVLGWGGRILKGGSAIIKTAKGI; translated from the coding sequence ATTGGAGCACTTTTTCAACAACTGTTAGAAGCAACAGCACAAGGTAACACAATTTCTCCAATAAATTTTGATGCGCAAGCATATAAAGCGAGTGAGGCCTATCAACTGTCAGATGAGGTCCAGCAATACTCAGATGACTACCTCTCATTTAAAGAAGAGCAGGAAAAAATTAGAGCAGAGTTAAAAAAGGCCGAAGAATTAGAAACCGGTCCGATATATGAAAAAGCGTGGGATACCATCAAAACCTTTGCTGGAGAAGCATCTGGATATTACGATTTTCGCCGTGCAAAAGATGGCGTTGACCCCGTAACAGGCGAAGAACTATCAGAAGGCCAACGAGTAGCCGCTGGCACAATGGCCACCTCAGGATTCATACCGGTTCTAGGCTGGGGAGGAAGAATACTCAAGGGTGGAAGTGCGATCATCAAAACCGCTAAAGGAATATAA
- a CDS encoding immunity protein YezG family protein codes for MSVSFELELNRLYNEILQQVNDMIPTDWENIYFNGEVKEGEGGVFFFFTPKNDGKHIFSHYIPKLYSVDKRAYNKEVHKLFQLTVELQKVFTDNDQEPWFSVTLLLNASGKLNVNFDYTNWFESEFGPTARIKYFEYKYLSQNNEQFDLDLIEKMKNFEEK; via the coding sequence ATGTCAGTGAGTTTTGAATTAGAATTAAATAGGTTATATAATGAAATCTTACAACAGGTTAATGATATGATTCCAACTGATTGGGAAAATATATATTTCAATGGTGAAGTTAAGGAGGGTGAGGGAGGAGTATTCTTCTTTTTCACTCCGAAAAATGACGGTAAACACATTTTTTCGCATTATATTCCAAAATTATATAGTGTAGATAAGAGAGCTTATAATAAAGAAGTTCATAAATTATTTCAACTAACTGTCGAACTTCAAAAAGTTTTTACTGATAACGATCAAGAGCCATGGTTTTCAGTGACATTATTATTAAATGCATCTGGAAAATTGAATGTGAATTTTGATTATACTAATTGGTTTGAAAGTGAATTTGGTCCAACAGCAAGAATTAAGTATTTTGAATACAAATATTTAAGCCAAAATAATGAACAATTCGATTTAGACTTAATTGAGAAAATGAAAAATTTCGAAGAGAAGTAA